The following are from one region of the Synechococcus sp. CBW1108 genome:
- a CDS encoding transcriptional repressor yields the protein MSTQVAAPSDRQQLLLAALSQADRELSGQELHALLRQGAQPMGLATVYRHLRQLQQRGLIRCRHLPSGEALFAPTDRDEHHLTCIDCGTTVVLECCPMPKVHLHQEQAEGFQLLFHTLEFFGLCQSWQQRQAS from the coding sequence ATGTCCACCCAGGTTGCCGCCCCAAGCGATCGCCAGCAGCTGTTGCTGGCTGCGTTGAGCCAAGCCGACCGGGAACTCTCCGGCCAAGAGCTGCACGCCCTGCTGCGCCAGGGGGCCCAACCGATGGGCCTGGCCACGGTATACAGACACCTGCGCCAACTGCAGCAGCGGGGCCTGATCCGCTGCCGCCATCTGCCCAGTGGGGAGGCCCTCTTCGCACCCACCGATCGGGACGAACACCACCTCACCTGCATTGATTGCGGCACCACGGTGGTGCTGGAGTGCTGTCCGATGCCCAAGGTGCACCTCCACCAGGAGCAGGCAGAGGGCTTCCAATTGCTCTTCCATACGTTGGAGTTCTTCGGGCTCTGCCAGAGCTGGCAACAACGCCAGGCCAGCTAA
- a CDS encoding metal ABC transporter ATP-binding protein codes for MSQLRVRRGSDLALEGVNFALEPGTLTALVGPNGAGKSTLLQAIEGQLPIECGSIRLDGQELTPSLARQQLALMPQRGEIAWNFPITVRELVALGRLAAHRPGCCDVEAALQRVGLAGLAGRRLDQLSGGQQQRALLARTLVQPARLLLLDEPCAAIDPPSRTELLKVMGQLRDAGLTLLVSSHDWGSDLDAYDRVLVLDRCLLAEGTPAEVRHALGDLRVGNHCCG; via the coding sequence GTGAGCCAGCTGCGTGTGCGCCGTGGCTCCGATCTGGCTCTTGAGGGCGTCAACTTCGCGCTCGAGCCCGGCACCCTCACCGCCCTGGTGGGCCCTAACGGCGCCGGCAAAAGCACCTTGCTACAGGCCATCGAGGGTCAGCTGCCGATCGAGTGTGGTTCGATCCGGCTCGATGGGCAGGAGTTGACGCCGTCCCTGGCGCGACAGCAGTTGGCCCTGATGCCCCAGCGGGGGGAGATCGCCTGGAATTTTCCCATCACCGTGCGCGAGCTGGTGGCCCTCGGCCGGTTGGCGGCCCATCGCCCTGGCTGTTGTGATGTGGAGGCAGCCCTGCAGCGGGTGGGTTTGGCGGGCTTGGCTGGCCGGCGTCTGGATCAACTTTCAGGCGGCCAGCAGCAGCGGGCCCTGCTGGCCCGCACCCTGGTGCAGCCGGCCCGCCTGCTGCTGCTTGATGAGCCCTGCGCGGCCATCGATCCCCCCTCCCGCACCGAGCTGCTCAAGGTGATGGGCCAGCTGCGCGATGCCGGCCTCACCCTGCTGGTGAGCAGCCACGACTGGGGCAGCGACCTCGACGCCTATGACCGGGTGCTGGTGCTCGATCGTTGCCTGCTCGCCGAGGGCACACCGGCAGAGGTGCGTCACGCCCTTGGCGACCTGCGGGTGGGCAACCACTGCTGCGGTTAG
- a CDS encoding S-(hydroxymethyl)glutathione dehydrogenase/class III alcohol dehydrogenase: MIRSRAAVAWAPGQPLEVTEIDVAPPHAGEVLLRVVATGVCHTDAYTLSGADPEGLFPAVLGHEGGAIVVEIGPGVTSVAVGDHVIPLYTPECGSCKFCRSGKTNLCQAIRTTQGQGVMPDGTSRLFKDGRMLHHYMGTSTFSEYTVLPEIAVAKINKAAPLEKLCLLGCGVTTGIGAVRHTAKVEPGSTVAVFGLGGIGLAVVIGAVMAGAARIIGIDVNPEKFAIAHQLGATDCINPREFDAPIQQVILELTEGGVDYSFECIGNVEVMRAALESCHKGWGESTIIGVAGAGEEISTRPFQLVTGRVWRGSAFGGVKGRSQLPGFVEEFQQGLIPLDTFITHTMGLEQINHAFELMQQGKSIRSVIHF, encoded by the coding sequence ATGATCCGCTCCCGCGCCGCCGTTGCCTGGGCCCCGGGCCAGCCCCTGGAGGTCACCGAGATCGATGTGGCCCCGCCCCATGCCGGTGAGGTGCTGCTACGGGTGGTGGCCACCGGCGTGTGTCACACCGACGCTTACACCCTTTCAGGCGCCGATCCCGAGGGCCTGTTCCCAGCCGTGCTGGGCCACGAGGGAGGCGCCATCGTGGTGGAGATCGGCCCCGGTGTCACCTCGGTCGCCGTGGGCGACCACGTGATCCCCCTGTACACGCCGGAGTGCGGCAGCTGCAAATTCTGCCGCTCTGGCAAGACCAACCTCTGCCAAGCGATCCGCACCACCCAGGGCCAGGGGGTGATGCCCGATGGCACCAGCCGTTTGTTCAAAGACGGCCGGATGCTGCACCACTACATGGGCACCTCCACCTTTTCTGAGTACACCGTGCTGCCGGAGATCGCCGTGGCCAAGATCAACAAAGCGGCCCCCCTGGAGAAGCTGTGCCTGCTGGGTTGCGGCGTCACCACCGGCATCGGCGCCGTGCGGCACACCGCCAAGGTGGAACCCGGCAGCACTGTGGCTGTCTTCGGGCTGGGCGGCATTGGGCTGGCGGTGGTGATCGGCGCGGTGATGGCCGGCGCCGCGCGGATCATCGGCATCGATGTGAACCCGGAGAAATTCGCCATCGCCCACCAGCTCGGCGCCACCGACTGCATCAATCCCCGCGAGTTCGACGCTCCGATCCAGCAGGTGATCCTCGAGCTCACCGAAGGCGGGGTGGATTACTCCTTTGAATGCATCGGCAACGTTGAGGTGATGCGCGCCGCCCTAGAGAGTTGCCACAAGGGCTGGGGCGAGTCGACGATCATCGGCGTGGCTGGCGCCGGCGAGGAGATCAGCACCCGGCCCTTCCAGCTCGTCACCGGGCGAGTGTGGCGCGGCTCGGCCTTCGGAGGCGTGAAGGGCCGCAGCCAGCTGCCGGGATTTGTGGAGGAATTCCAACAGGGCCTGATTCCCCTCGACACCTTCATCACCCACACCATGGGGCTCGAGCAGATCAACCACGCCTTTGAGCTGATGCAGCAGGGCAAGAGCATCCGCTCAGTGATCCATTTCTGA
- the fghA gene encoding S-formylglutathione hydrolase, with translation MLELLVENRCFAGLHRRYRFHSRELASDTVFAVFLPPQALEGARVPVLYWLSGLTCTDENVMQKAGAQRLAAELGLALVAPDTSPRGEKVPSDPEGSWDFGHGAGFYVDASQAPWSRHYRMHSYVTVELPELVEAQLPINNRRGISGHSMGGHGALVGAMRHPGRYSSVSALAPIANPARCPWGQKAFSYLLGSDHQTWQAWDASALLTAGRGPVGPDGRPLPLLVDQGSADPFLASELQPEALEAAATASDHPLTLRHQAGYDHSFFFVSSFIDDHLRHHAAALLS, from the coding sequence ATGCTCGAACTATTGGTCGAAAACCGCTGCTTTGCTGGCTTGCATCGCCGCTACCGCTTCCACTCCCGTGAGCTGGCAAGCGACACGGTGTTTGCTGTGTTCTTGCCGCCCCAAGCCCTCGAGGGGGCCCGGGTGCCGGTTCTTTACTGGCTCTCAGGCCTCACCTGCACAGACGAAAACGTCATGCAGAAGGCCGGCGCCCAGCGGCTGGCCGCCGAGTTGGGTCTGGCCCTGGTGGCGCCCGACACCAGCCCCCGCGGCGAAAAGGTTCCTTCTGATCCCGAAGGCAGCTGGGACTTCGGCCACGGCGCCGGCTTCTATGTGGATGCCAGCCAGGCGCCCTGGAGCCGGCACTACCGCATGCACAGCTACGTAACCGTGGAACTGCCGGAGCTGGTGGAGGCCCAGCTGCCGATCAACAACCGGCGCGGCATCAGCGGCCACTCCATGGGAGGCCACGGCGCCCTGGTGGGTGCCATGCGCCATCCAGGCCGTTACTCCTCTGTCTCTGCCTTGGCTCCGATCGCCAATCCCGCCCGCTGCCCGTGGGGCCAGAAGGCTTTCAGCTATCTGCTGGGCAGCGACCACCAAACCTGGCAGGCCTGGGACGCCAGCGCGCTGCTCACTGCCGGCCGGGGACCGGTGGGTCCAGATGGCCGGCCCCTGCCGCTGCTGGTGGACCAGGGCAGTGCCGATCCGTTCCTCGCCAGCGAGCTCCAACCCGAGGCCCTGGAAGCCGCCGCTACAGCCAGCGACCATCCCCTAACCCTGCGGCACCAGGCCGGCTATGACCACAGCTTTTTCTTCGTGTCCAGCTTCATTGACGACCACCTGCGCCACCACGCCGCAGCCCTGCTGAGCTGA
- a CDS encoding metal ABC transporter substrate-binding protein: MHRFHSLHWTVTSVALAGALALQACQPVRPPEVIAADGVLCDITQRLAAGDLRVSCLLQPGDDPHQFRLTPQQSRELSQAQLVLINGYGLTPALASADKPGTSKTKTVAVAELSVPNSPVLEAEPPAADSHQPHEHLDAAGHAHGDRDPHVWHDPQQAAALVTEVARQLSQLKPAAQERITARAKAMTATLQQLDAWNRKQLATIPAATPLATGHRAFASLARAYGLQELAVVDATSSSANLRPQAFQAVVERLRRERVPMLFAEQLPADKALQRVSSLSGVPIAAEPLVADGLAPEPGGNGNLVATLTANTCLIVNGLGGRCDPSGEQALNQRWKAI, translated from the coding sequence ATGCACCGATTCCACTCTCTCCACTGGACGGTCACCAGCGTTGCCCTGGCAGGGGCCCTGGCCTTGCAGGCCTGCCAGCCAGTCCGCCCCCCAGAGGTGATCGCCGCCGATGGCGTTCTTTGCGACATCACCCAACGCCTGGCCGCAGGCGATCTGCGGGTGAGCTGCCTATTGCAGCCGGGCGACGACCCCCATCAATTCCGGCTGACGCCCCAGCAGAGCCGGGAGCTCAGCCAGGCCCAGCTGGTGCTGATCAACGGCTACGGCCTCACCCCAGCCCTGGCCAGCGCGGACAAGCCGGGAACAAGCAAGACCAAAACCGTGGCCGTAGCCGAGCTGTCCGTACCCAACAGCCCCGTCCTGGAGGCAGAGCCACCGGCCGCCGATTCCCACCAGCCCCACGAGCACCTCGATGCGGCAGGCCATGCGCATGGCGATCGGGATCCCCATGTGTGGCACGATCCCCAACAGGCGGCCGCCCTGGTGACGGAGGTAGCCCGCCAACTCAGCCAGCTCAAACCCGCTGCCCAGGAGCGCATCACCGCCCGGGCCAAGGCGATGACGGCAACGCTGCAGCAGCTCGACGCCTGGAACCGCAAACAACTGGCCACCATTCCCGCCGCCACGCCCCTGGCCACGGGCCACCGGGCCTTTGCCAGCCTGGCCCGGGCCTACGGACTGCAGGAGCTGGCGGTGGTGGATGCCACCAGCAGCAGCGCAAACCTGCGCCCCCAGGCGTTCCAGGCCGTGGTGGAGCGTTTGCGGCGCGAGCGGGTGCCGATGCTGTTCGCCGAACAGCTGCCGGCGGACAAGGCGCTGCAGCGGGTCAGCAGCCTCAGCGGTGTGCCCATCGCCGCCGAGCCGCTGGTGGCCGATGGCCTCGCACCGGAACCTGGCGGCAACGGCAACCTGGTGGCCACCCTCACCGCCAACACCTGCCTGATCGTCAACGGCCTGGGCGGCCGCTGCGACCCATCCGGCGAGCAGGCCCTGAACCAGCGCTGGAAAGCCATCTAA
- a CDS encoding iron uptake porin, with protein MDIRASLIIPSTALALLAPLVASATEANLEALHRHAIHRYAAAPPGAEQITSISEFTDLRPTDWAYQALTNLVEKYGCVAGYPNGTFRGGQAMTRFEAAALLNACLDRVTEVTDTLKGLMAEFKQELAVLKGRTDGLEAKAGQIEASQFSTTTKLSGLATFMVGGVSNNPAGERVTFNYDLQLNLDTSFTGKDLLRTVLRAGNFDTTRNAFNIGLSTLEIAFQEEGGPDVVGIDKIFYQFPLGQSPIGGQFTATLGGRVGQEDMLALWPSAYPSDTILNVLTLNGAPLAYNKNLGPGFGLWWQDNGWSVSANYVAGNGADSSQGLFSSTSAGTSTVQLGYGQENWGIAAIYSYVEAGVAVPGATPFITTQIEENGVNTNAFGISGFWQPAESGWLPSISAGYGVNGSSGSDLRTSQSWMVGLQWNDVLAEGNSFGMGVGQPAFATATRNGAASESGVWAWEWWYQWQVSDSISVTPAIFVLNNPGGNQAGGNQVGALIKTSFRF; from the coding sequence ATGGACATTCGCGCCTCATTGATAATCCCATCGACTGCCCTGGCGCTACTGGCGCCCCTGGTGGCCAGCGCCACCGAGGCCAATCTCGAGGCACTGCACCGCCATGCAATTCACCGCTATGCCGCTGCTCCCCCGGGCGCTGAACAGATCACCAGCATCAGCGAGTTCACCGATCTGCGCCCCACCGACTGGGCCTATCAGGCCCTGACCAACCTGGTGGAGAAATACGGCTGCGTCGCCGGCTACCCGAATGGCACCTTCAGAGGTGGCCAAGCCATGACCCGCTTCGAGGCCGCCGCCCTGCTCAACGCCTGTCTCGATCGGGTCACTGAAGTGACCGACACGCTCAAGGGCCTGATGGCCGAGTTCAAGCAGGAACTGGCCGTGCTCAAGGGCCGCACAGATGGCCTCGAAGCAAAAGCGGGCCAAATCGAGGCCAGCCAGTTCTCCACCACCACCAAGCTCTCTGGCCTGGCCACCTTCATGGTGGGTGGGGTGAGCAACAATCCCGCCGGTGAGCGGGTCACGTTCAACTACGACCTGCAGCTCAACCTCGACACCAGCTTCACCGGCAAGGATCTGCTGCGCACGGTGCTGCGGGCCGGCAACTTTGACACCACGCGCAACGCCTTCAACATCGGCCTGTCCACCCTGGAGATCGCCTTTCAGGAAGAGGGAGGCCCCGACGTGGTGGGCATCGACAAGATCTTTTACCAGTTCCCGCTTGGGCAGTCTCCGATCGGTGGCCAGTTCACCGCCACCCTCGGCGGCCGGGTGGGTCAGGAAGACATGCTCGCCCTCTGGCCCAGCGCCTACCCCAGCGACACCATCCTCAACGTGCTCACCCTCAACGGTGCACCGCTGGCCTACAACAAAAACCTCGGCCCCGGTTTTGGCCTCTGGTGGCAAGACAACGGCTGGAGCGTGAGCGCCAATTACGTGGCGGGCAATGGGGCCGATTCCTCCCAGGGCCTGTTCAGCAGCACGTCAGCAGGCACCAGCACCGTGCAGCTGGGCTACGGCCAGGAAAACTGGGGCATCGCGGCGATCTATTCCTATGTCGAGGCCGGTGTGGCTGTGCCCGGTGCCACCCCGTTCATCACCACCCAGATCGAGGAGAACGGCGTCAACACCAATGCCTTTGGCATCAGCGGCTTCTGGCAGCCGGCCGAGAGCGGCTGGCTGCCCTCGATCAGCGCTGGTTACGGCGTCAACGGCAGCTCCGGCTCAGACCTGCGCACCAGCCAGTCGTGGATGGTGGGCCTGCAGTGGAACGATGTGCTGGCGGAGGGCAACAGCTTTGGCATGGGGGTGGGCCAACCCGCCTTTGCCACCGCTACCCGCAATGGGGCGGCCAGCGAATCCGGCGTGTGGGCTTGGGAGTGGTGGTACCAGTGGCAGGTCAGCGATTCCATCTCCGTGACCCCGGCAATCTTCGTGCTCAACAATCCGGGGGGGAATCAAGCAGGCGGCAACCAGGTCGGCGCCCTGATCAAAACCAGCTTCCGGTTCTGA
- a CDS encoding GTP-binding protein, translating into MTASASESNVMAAAPTGLPVTILTGFLGAGKTTLLNHILSNQQGLKTAVLVNEFGEIGIDNDLIVATGEDMVELSNGCICCSINGELLEAVYRILDRPEPVDYLVVETTGLADPLPVAMTFLGSDLRDATRLDSIITLVDAENFSAELLEGEVARAQIVYSDMLLLNKCDLVSEERLSALETQLRELKTDARILRSVKGEVPLPLLLSVGLFESDKIVAQQLSSPEPEDHSACDHDHGHCEHEHEHSHEHAAHPDHAAIEGYTSLSFAADGPFALRKFQNFLDNQLPAEVFRAKGILWFNESERRHVFHLAGKRFSIDDSNWPDATRKNQIVLIGKNLNHDQIRRQLQLCVAKNAGKGFA; encoded by the coding sequence ATGACCGCCAGCGCCAGCGAATCCAACGTGATGGCAGCAGCCCCCACAGGCCTGCCGGTAACCATCCTCACCGGCTTCCTGGGGGCGGGGAAAACCACCCTGCTCAACCACATCCTCAGCAACCAGCAGGGCCTGAAAACGGCCGTGCTGGTGAATGAATTTGGCGAGATCGGCATCGACAACGACCTGATCGTCGCCACCGGTGAAGACATGGTCGAGCTGAGCAATGGCTGCATTTGCTGCTCGATCAACGGCGAGCTCCTCGAGGCCGTCTATCGAATCCTGGATCGCCCCGAGCCGGTCGACTATTTGGTGGTGGAGACCACCGGCCTGGCCGACCCCCTGCCGGTGGCCATGACCTTCCTGGGCAGCGACCTGCGCGATGCCACCAGGCTCGACTCGATCATCACCCTGGTGGATGCGGAAAACTTCAGCGCCGAGCTGCTGGAAGGAGAGGTGGCCCGAGCCCAGATCGTCTACAGCGACATGCTGCTGCTCAACAAGTGCGACCTGGTGAGCGAAGAGCGCCTGAGCGCCCTGGAGACCCAGCTGCGTGAGCTCAAAACCGACGCCCGCATCCTCCGCTCGGTGAAGGGGGAGGTGCCCCTACCCCTGCTGCTGAGTGTGGGCCTGTTTGAAAGCGACAAGATCGTGGCCCAGCAGCTGTCCAGCCCCGAGCCGGAAGACCACAGCGCCTGCGATCACGACCATGGCCACTGCGAGCACGAACATGAACACTCCCACGAGCACGCCGCCCATCCCGACCATGCCGCGATAGAGGGCTACACCTCGCTGTCGTTTGCGGCCGACGGTCCCTTTGCCCTGCGCAAATTCCAGAACTTCCTCGACAATCAGCTGCCCGCCGAGGTGTTTCGCGCCAAGGGGATCCTCTGGTTTAACGAGAGCGAGCGGCGGCACGTGTTCCACCTGGCCGGCAAGCGCTTCTCAATCGACGACTCCAACTGGCCCGACGCCACCCGCAAGAACCAGATCGTGCTGATCGGCAAGAACCTCAACCACGACCAAATCCGCCGCCAGCTGCAGCTCTGCGTTGCCAAGAATGCCGGTAAGGGCTTCGCCTGA
- a CDS encoding helix-turn-helix domain-containing protein, producing MALSHRRLSELVGSTRSTVTRVMSLLRKRSALLSCDQQMGLLFDPAFLED from the coding sequence TTGGCCCTCTCCCACCGGCGACTCTCTGAACTGGTGGGCTCGACCCGTTCAACGGTGACTCGGGTGATGTCCCTGTTGCGTAAGAGATCGGCCTTGCTGAGCTGTGATCAACAGATGGGCCTGCTGTTTGATCCAGCTTTCCTGGAGGATTAG
- a CDS encoding iron uptake porin, with protein sequence MNPFQRMLLAPAALGLVLPAVIAPETAAAAELGSPNGREAINDYMEQQEIDELKAWRSRNQVTSVNQFADVRPTDWAYQALSNLVEKYGCVAGYPNGTYKGGQPMSRFEAAALLNACLDRVTEVTDELQRLMDEFKKELAVLKGRVDGLEAKVGTLEAQQFSTTTKLKGEVNFILGGVPDYDGNTTGNQDRTTFNYDLRLNLDTSFTGKDLLKTRLRSANFTAASPFNAGDSLFKLDKASSTNAGTGGINGLDTITIDRLYYQFPVGKQFTLTAGALMRNTETLAFIPTAYRSQLLDFFSVAGTPGVYNKATGAGFGAVWKQSVAKGKGFWNTSVNFIAQDGELSTSGIFDSAGKLNTTAQLGYKGPNWGAAVAYRNGTTGTRTINANGTAFNSLVNDQISNNFSIAGFWQPPNTGIIPSISASYGFTDISGGSGGAANSQSWSVALQWDDAFVKGNSAGIAIGQNPSAGPAVEDPLSLELFYKFQVTDNISITPGLFYISNNSNQVNDKDLWGGVILTQFRF encoded by the coding sequence ATGAATCCGTTCCAGCGCATGCTGCTGGCACCAGCCGCCCTTGGCTTGGTGCTTCCTGCCGTGATCGCCCCTGAAACCGCAGCCGCGGCTGAATTGGGGTCGCCGAATGGCCGCGAGGCCATCAATGACTACATGGAGCAGCAGGAAATTGACGAGCTCAAGGCCTGGCGTTCCCGCAACCAGGTCACCAGCGTCAACCAGTTTGCCGATGTGCGCCCCACCGACTGGGCCTATCAGGCTCTCTCCAACTTGGTGGAGAAGTACGGCTGCGTGGCCGGCTATCCCAATGGCACCTATAAGGGCGGGCAGCCCATGAGCCGTTTTGAGGCGGCCGCCCTGCTCAACGCCTGCCTCGATCGGGTCACCGAGGTAACCGATGAGCTGCAACGGCTGATGGACGAGTTCAAAAAAGAACTCGCCGTGCTCAAAGGCCGCGTCGATGGCCTCGAGGCCAAGGTTGGCACCCTGGAGGCCCAGCAGTTCTCCACCACCACCAAGCTCAAAGGTGAGGTGAACTTTATCCTCGGTGGTGTGCCTGATTACGACGGCAATACCACCGGCAACCAAGACCGCACCACCTTCAACTACGACCTCCGTCTCAACCTCGATACCAGCTTCACCGGTAAGGATCTGCTGAAAACTCGCCTGCGCTCCGCCAATTTCACCGCCGCCAGCCCCTTCAACGCCGGCGACAGCCTCTTCAAACTAGATAAGGCCTCCAGCACCAATGCGGGTACCGGCGGCATCAATGGGCTCGACACCATCACCATCGATCGCCTCTATTACCAGTTCCCGGTCGGCAAGCAGTTCACCCTTACCGCCGGCGCGCTAATGCGCAACACCGAAACCCTTGCCTTCATTCCCACCGCCTACCGCTCCCAGCTGCTCGACTTCTTCTCCGTTGCCGGCACACCGGGCGTGTACAACAAGGCAACCGGAGCTGGCTTTGGGGCGGTGTGGAAGCAATCCGTGGCCAAAGGTAAGGGCTTCTGGAATACCTCCGTCAACTTCATCGCCCAGGACGGAGAACTCTCCACATCCGGCATCTTTGACAGCGCGGGCAAGCTCAACACCACCGCCCAGCTCGGTTACAAGGGACCCAACTGGGGCGCTGCTGTTGCCTACCGCAACGGCACCACCGGCACCCGCACGATCAATGCCAACGGCACCGCCTTTAACTCGCTGGTGAATGACCAGATCTCCAACAACTTCTCCATCGCCGGCTTCTGGCAACCACCCAACACCGGAATAATCCCCTCCATCAGCGCCAGCTACGGCTTCACCGATATCAGCGGGGGAAGCGGTGGCGCGGCCAACTCCCAGTCCTGGTCGGTTGCGCTGCAGTGGGACGATGCCTTTGTCAAGGGTAATTCTGCCGGCATCGCCATCGGCCAGAACCCCAGTGCCGGCCCTGCCGTGGAGGATCCCCTCTCCCTGGAGCTGTTCTACAAGTTCCAGGTGACCGACAACATCTCGATCACTCCGGGGCTCTTCTACATCTCCAATAACTCCAACCAGGTCAACGACAAAGACCTCTGGGGAGGCGTGATCCTAACCCAGTTCCGCTTCTGA
- a CDS encoding extracellular solute-binding protein, producing MRPLFFRDLSIPIGMGALAATTLASAIGVASLAQAGPKDVNVYSGRHYNTDKQLYAEFTRRTGIRVNLLEGKDDELIQRLRSEGSKSKADLLVLVDAARVYRAQELGLFQTIRSAELNKDVPANLRDPAGRWFALTRRARPVMVNPALVNPKLIRTYADLSRSELKGKLCLRNRASVYNQSLTADELVRRGKPATQQWIKGMVANVKEPLFTSDTPMLRAVGLGQCGAAIANQYYLARMLRGDNGADRAAAAKVKVVWPNPTHINITAGGVTNSARNPEGARKLLEFLASPSSGEGYASANDEYPLKGWGNNPTLKAFGTFKASSVSMEQLGRRNREAVELMAQAGWK from the coding sequence ATGAGACCCCTGTTTTTCCGCGATCTCAGCATTCCGATCGGCATGGGCGCCTTGGCAGCCACCACCCTGGCTAGCGCCATTGGTGTAGCTAGCCTCGCCCAGGCTGGGCCCAAAGACGTCAACGTCTACTCCGGGCGCCACTACAACACCGACAAACAGCTCTACGCCGAGTTCACCCGTCGCACCGGCATCAGGGTCAATCTGCTGGAAGGAAAGGACGATGAATTGATCCAGCGTCTGCGCAGCGAAGGCAGCAAGAGCAAGGCCGACCTGCTGGTGCTGGTAGATGCCGCACGGGTCTACCGGGCCCAGGAGCTGGGCTTGTTCCAAACCATCCGCTCCGCCGAACTCAACAAGGACGTGCCTGCCAACCTGCGGGACCCGGCCGGCCGCTGGTTTGCGCTCACCCGCCGGGCACGGCCGGTGATGGTGAACCCAGCCCTGGTCAATCCCAAGTTGATCCGCACCTACGCCGATCTCAGCCGCAGCGAACTCAAGGGCAAGCTCTGCCTGCGCAACCGGGCAAGTGTGTACAACCAATCACTCACAGCCGACGAACTGGTGCGGCGCGGCAAGCCAGCCACCCAGCAATGGATTAAGGGAATGGTGGCCAACGTCAAAGAGCCGCTGTTCACATCTGACACCCCGATGCTGCGCGCCGTCGGCCTGGGCCAATGTGGGGCGGCGATCGCGAACCAGTACTACCTGGCCCGCATGTTGCGGGGTGACAATGGGGCTGATCGCGCAGCGGCCGCCAAGGTGAAGGTGGTGTGGCCCAATCCCACCCACATCAACATCACCGCCGGGGGTGTGACCAACAGCGCCAGAAACCCTGAAGGTGCACGCAAGCTGCTGGAATTCCTCGCCTCGCCCAGCTCCGGCGAGGGCTATGCCTCGGCCAACGACGAGTATCCGCTCAAAGGCTGGGGCAACAATCCCACCCTGAAGGCCTTCGGCACGTTCAAGGCGTCATCAGTCTCGATGGAGCAATTGGGGAGGCGCAACCGCGAGGCGGTGGAGCTGATGGCACAAGCTGGCTGGAAATAG